The genomic stretch TGTTTGAATCAGAGCGATGCGCATGAGCACATCCTTTTGCAAATGAAACCCCCGGTCCCGGTCCTTTTCTTTCCATTGCTCGATAAACTGTGATTGCTCCGCCTCGTTTAAATGAGTAATGTCTTCTTCCAGTACGATGACATTTCGTTCTCTCAGAACAACCTGCTGGGGGGAGGAAACATTTTGGCTGATAAAAATCGTTCTGAAAATATCATGTCTTTCTACAAGAGCGTTGATGCTGTTTTGAAAAAACTGCGGGTTGACTTTTCCTTCTATTGTAAAAGAAGCTTGCTCAACATACGCCTGTGAATCTTTTTGCAGGAGGGAATGGAAAAGCATCCCTTCCTGCATGTAAGACAGCGGATAAATATCCTGAATTGAATTCGCTTTTGTCATGTTCATGTCTCCTGTCACGATTTTCTACAATTCTTCCACCAAGCTGGATATGCTGTCCAAGTCCTCTGCCGTTAATGATTGACTGCTGAAATCGCTCAGTGTCTTTTCTGCTTTCTGTTGACCGGCGCAGTGTTTCATAATGTCCAGCAAAAAGTGTTCAATCCTGTTAATAAGCTGTTCCATTGTGTTTCTGTGAAAGCGGGCTGGCGGATAACTAAGATTGAAATGGAGCTTTTTGTCTGCTGCCATTGCACTCATCTCGATGATTTGCTCGCGCTTCCATGTATGAGTGATATCCTTTCCGCTACCAAGGCTTGATGGGCGGAAGGTGTCCTGTCTTTCGATGTCGTTGAACTGGCCCAAATAGTTAAAGCTGATTTCAGGTGTTTTTGAAAACGTAATGCTTTTATTTTCAGGGTGTGTAAGGTATTTCAGCATACCGTAACCTACCCCTTTGTTTGGTATCCGGCCCAGTGTATCTTTAACGGTTTTTACTGAGGTTCCGAGCTCATCCCTATGATTTTCAAAGCTTATGAGGGCCGGGTACATGGATGTAAACCAGCCGACCGTCCTGCTTATATCTAACTCTGGCAGAATGTGTTCTCTCCCGTGTCCTTCCATAGCGATACGGAGCTTGCTTCCTCCTGTCCATTCACAAATCGCCAAGGATGCTGCGGTTAACAGAATATCTTGTGTATCTGTGCCATAGGCGTGATTGACGTTTTGCAGCAAGACGGCGGTGTCTGCTTCAGTCAGTGAAAAGCTTAATGAGTCCCTTTTGCTGAAGTCGATGTTCACATGATGCGGTATTTCATAGGGCAGTTCTGCGGCTTGCTGTTCTTCTACACTTCGCCAATACGCCTCTTCGCGAATCAGCTTACTGCTTTGGGCATATTCCTGTATGCGTCTTGCGTATTCCTGGTAGGAATCCGTTTTAGGCGGAAGCTGGATCGTCTGGCCTGCAGCAGCTTGTTGATATCCGGCTGACAAATCCTCCAGCAAAATCCGCCATGAGACACCATCAACGACAAGGTGATGGATCGCAAGGAACAAGTAATCTCCGGTCAGTGTTTTAAACAAAGCGGCGTGCAACAATGGTCCTTCCTGCAAATTGATGCTTTGCTGAAGATCGGCAACTTCTTGTTTGATTTTCGTCTCCCAGCCGCTTTCTGACTGTGAAAGATCAGAGATTCTTAAGCTGTATAGCTGTGACTCATGAATGCCTTGGTTGATTTGAATCCATCGCCTGTCATCGTTGCGATAAACCATCCGAAGCGCATCATGATGCTCCGCCAGTTTTTTCAAGGCTGGTCTAAGGGCGTTTTCAGACAAACGTCCAGAATGGAATAGCATGACAGACTGATTGAAATGGTGTCTTTCTTCAATATCTTGTGAAAAAAACCATTGCTGAACAGGCGTCCAAGGAACGTCACCCTGAATGGGTCCTTGCTCTATGATTCTCTCTGACTTACGGATAAATGGTGATAAGTCCTTTATCTTTGGATGACGGAATAAATCACTTACCTGCAAGCTTAGTCCATAGCGCCCAAGGCGTGCAGAAACTTGAAGGGCTTTGATTGAATCTCCGCCCAATTCAAAAAACGAATCCTCTATTCCGATCCTCTGGATGCCTAGAACCTCCTGCCAGATCAATGCCAGCTGCTCTTCAAGTTCGTTGCGTGGCGGGATGTATGTTTGTTTAGATGCGACATCTGGTTCAGGCAGTGCTTTCCGGTTCAATTTGCCGTTTGATGTGAGCGGAAGAGTCTCCATTTCAATGATATACGCCGGGATCATATAGTTTGGCAGCGAACGCGCGAGAAGAGAACGCACTTGTTCAGCATTCGTGCCTGCTTTTACGCTGATATAGCCAAACAGCTCTTTGCTCCCGGTCTGGGCTGTACGTGCTAACACTGCGGCTTCTTTGACCCCGTCTATTTGACGAAGTGCTGTTTCGATTTCACCCAGCTCCACCCGATAGCCTCTGACTTTTACTTGATCATCAATACGGCCAACGTACTCAATTGTGCCATCGGAAAGCCAGCGCGCCAGATCACCTGTGCGATACAGTCGATCGCCAGGTGCAAATGGATGTGGGACAAATTTCTCTTTCGTTAAATCAGGACGGCCCAAATATCCTCTGGCGACGCCATCTCCGCCGACACAAAGTTCACCGACAGCTCCGACCGGCTGCAGCACTCCCCATTGATTTAAGATAAAAGCGGTGGAATTACCAACCGGCCGCCCGATCGGAATGGAAAGTTCATATGTTTTTTGAATGTGAAGGCATGTCGAAAAAGTTGTATTTTCGGTAGGGCCATATCCATTCCATATAGATACTTCAGGGCAGACATTTCTGATTCGATTGACGTGGCTCGGCGACAAAGCTTCTCCGCCAATAATCAAATGTTTCAGCTGTGAAAATGTTTGTTCATTTTGCTCTGTCAAATGATTGAATAGAGAAGATGTCAGCCAAATCGTTGTGATTCCTTGATGTTCTATGTACCTCTTAAGCTGATGGGAATCGAGAAATGTTTGTTGATCGGACAGATGCAAAGCGGCACCATTTAGCAGCGGTCCGAAAATTTCAAATGACCCAACGTCGAAACCGATTGATGATGTCATCAGAAGGCGGTCTTCAGGTGTAAATGTAATATAATTGCTGTTTTTAACAAGACGAATTACACTTCGCTGCTCAATCATGACACCCTTTGGTTTACCGGTTGATCCAGAGGTATAAATGATATATGCAAGTGAATGGGGCCCTGCTGAAGATTCAACGTTCTTCGCCTCTCCTTGCTTTTGAATATCTTCGATTATGATTTGTTCACATTCAATGCCTAATAGCCGTTTTTCTGTTTTTTCAGATTGAAGGAGTAATGCTGCCCTGCTGTCAGACAGCATATAAGCTATGCGTTCAACAGGCAGATTAGAATCGATAGGCAGATAGGCTCCCCCGGCTTTTAGAATGCCCAGCATTCCTGCAATGAGTTCTGGTGTTCTGCCTGTCAACAAGGCTACAACACTATCAGGCCCTACGCCCTTTATCTGTAGAACTGAGGCAATTTGATTTGCCCAGCTGTTCAGGTCCTCGTAAGTGAATACTTGGGTGTCGCTGACAATTGCTACAGCATTAGGTGTTTGTTCTGCCTGCATTTCAAAGAGTCTGCTGATGGTTTCATTTCTTGGATAATCTATTTTTGTACGATTGAGCTCGTGGATAAGGTAATGGGCCTCATCCTCATTCAGGATATTTATTGTTCCGAGAGCGGCTTTGTTGTCTTTGATGATGGAGAGTAACATATTGTTGAAGTATTGAAGCCACTTTTCTATCGTTTTTTTCTTATATAAGTCAGTACTAAACTCCATTTGGAACGTCAGCAAACCGCGGGGCTGTTCCTGGGCATATAGGGTTAAATCAAATTTGGACGTTTGATGCCCATTGTTTGCTGCAGGTTTGAGACAAAGTTCATCCAGCTCCAACGATTCCTGATCCATATTTTGAAGAACAAACATTACGTCAAACAGCGGATTTCTGCTCATATCTCGTGTCAATTCAAGCTTATCAACAAGCTCTTCGAACGGGTAATCTTGGTGCTCAAAGGCTTCCATTGCTGTCTCGCGCACTTCCTGCAAGTACTGTACAAACGGCTTCCCGCCCTCCGGGCGCGTCCGAAGCGCCAGCGTGTTCACAAACATGCCGAGTATCGGCTCAAGATCCTTGTGCGGCCGGCCGGCAATTGGCGAGCCGACGATGATATCTTCCTGTCCGCTTAAGCGTGACAAGAACGCGGTGTAAGCTGCAAGGAGCACCATGTACAGTGTGCTTCCGTTTTCTCGTGCCAGCTTGTAAAGGCCTGATGTAACCTCTTGATCCAGCGTAAATGAGACCTTGTCACCCGCGAAGCTTCGCATCGGCGGGCGGGCATGATCAGCCGGAAGATCCAGCACAGGCAGCTCGCCCTCGAGCTGCTTCAGCCAGTACGCCCCCTGCGTTTTGTACGCGTCTCCTGTTTTGAATCCTTCTTGCCATACGGCATAATCTTTATATTGAATGCGCAGTGCCGGAAGCTTCCGATTATTGTACAGTTCGCCGAATTCCCGAATCAGAATGTTGACGGAAACACCGTCTGAAATGATGTGATGCATATCAACCAGCAACAGGTGCCGCTCATCTGATACCTTTACGATTTGGGCACGGAACAGCGGCGCTTGGCTGAGATCAAACGGTTTGATAAATGCGGCTGCGGCCTCCTCTTCGGTTCGTGCGCCGAGAACTGTAGTCTGTAACGTAAACGGCACCTCGTCATGGATGCGCTGCACCGGGTCGCCTCCTGCGTCCTGTTCGAAGGCGGTCCGAAGCGACTCGTGGCGCTTGATCAGCTCTTTGAAAGCTCTGTCCATCCTTTCAAGGTTGAGCTTC from Bacillus subtilis subsp. subtilis str. 168 encodes the following:
- the ppsC gene encoding non-ribosomal plipastatin synthetase C involved in synthesis of plipastatin (Evidence 1a: Function from experimental evidences in the studied strain; PubMedId: 9889147, 10471562, 16707694, 26284661, 28477175; Product type e: enzyme): MPQQPEIQDIYPLSFMQEGMLFHSLYDEQSRAYFEQASFTIHGQLDLERFQKSMDAVFDRYDIFRTAFIYKNVAKPRQVVLKQRHCPIHIEDISHLNERDKEHCTEAFKEQDKSKGFDLQTDVLMRISILKWAPDHYVCIWSHHHILMDGWCLGIVIKDFLHIYQALGKGQLPDLPPVQPYGTYIKWLMQQDREEAAEYWKKRLQHFEKSTPLPKRTDQIPNGTLQQITFAIPEKETAELQKIAAASGATLNTVFQALWGIMLQKVNRSSDAVFGSVISGRPSELKDVENMVGLFINTIPIRAQSDSLSFSDLVRRMQKDMNEAEAYSYFPLYDIQAQSALKQELIDHIIVFENTPTQQEIEELNQAGSFDFSVKDFEMEEVTNYSCSVKVIPGRTLYVRIHFQTSAYQPSMMSEIKDYLLHMVSDVISDPSLPVSKMTLLDEDKTRKIVSQNNRTVSVSPEAPTLHGLFERQAAVTPERLAIRFSGGSLTYAELDMYASRLAAHLAARGVTNESIVGVLSERSPDMLIAVLAVLKAGGAYLPLDPAYPKERLSYMLKDSGASLLLTQPGCSAPNFSGETLEVDMTSLECEEVKRHVSASVSDGSLAYVIYTSGSTGQPKGVAVEHRQAVSFLTGMQHQFRLSEDDIVMVKTSFSFDASVWQLFWWALSGASAYLLPPGWEKDSALIVQAIHQENVTTAHFIPAMLNSFLDQAEIERLSDRTSLKRVFAGGEPLAPRTAARFASVLPQVSLIHGYGPTEATVDAAFYVLDPERDRDRLRIPIGKPVPGARLYVLDPHLAVQPSGVAGELYIAGAGVARGYLNRPALTEERFLEDPFYLGERMYKTGDVARWLPDGNVEFLGRTDDQVKIRGYRIEPGEIEAALRSIEGVREAAVTVRTDSGEPELCAYVEGLQRNEVRAQLQRLLPGYMVPAYMIEMEQWPVTPSGKLDRNALPAPGGAADAETYTAPRNVTEMKLSQLWEDVLKNGPVGIHDNFFDRGGHSLKATALVSRIAKEFDVQVPLKDVFAHPTVEGLATVIREGTDSPYEAIKPAEKQETYPVSSAQKRIYVLQQLEDGGTGYNMPAVLELEGKLNLERMDRAFKELIKRHESLRTAFEQDAGGDPVQRIHDEVPFTLQTTVLGARTEEEAAAAFIKPFDLSQAPLFRAQIVKVSDERHLLLVDMHHIISDGVSVNILIREFGELYNNRKLPALRIQYKDYAVWQEGFKTGDAYKTQGAYWLKQLEGELPVLDLPADHARPPMRSFAGDKVSFTLDQEVTSGLYKLARENGSTLYMVLLAAYTAFLSRLSGQEDIIVGSPIAGRPHKDLEPILGMFVNTLALRTRPEGGKPFVQYLQEVRETAMEAFEHQDYPFEELVDKLELTRDMSRNPLFDVMFVLQNMDQESLELDELCLKPAANNGHQTSKFDLTLYAQEQPRGLLTFQMEFSTDLYKKKTIEKWLQYFNNMLLSIIKDNKAALGTINILNEDEAHYLIHELNRTKIDYPRNETISRLFEMQAEQTPNAVAIVSDTQVFTYEDLNSWANQIASVLQIKGVGPDSVVALLTGRTPELIAGMLGILKAGGAYLPIDSNLPVERIAYMLSDSRAALLLQSEKTEKRLLGIECEQIIIEDIQKQGEAKNVESSAGPHSLAYIIYTSGSTGKPKGVMIEQRSVIRLVKNSNYITFTPEDRLLMTSSIGFDVGSFEIFGPLLNGAALHLSDQQTFLDSHQLKRYIEHQGITTIWLTSSLFNHLTEQNEQTFSQLKHLIIGGEALSPSHVNRIRNVCPEVSIWNGYGPTENTTFSTCLHIQKTYELSIPIGRPVGNSTAFILNQWGVLQPVGAVGELCVGGDGVARGYLGRPDLTKEKFVPHPFAPGDRLYRTGDLARWLSDGTIEYVGRIDDQVKVRGYRVELGEIETALRQIDGVKEAAVLARTAQTGSKELFGYISVKAGTNAEQVRSLLARSLPNYMIPAYIIEMETLPLTSNGKLNRKALPEPDVASKQTYIPPRNELEEQLALIWQEVLGIQRIGIEDSFFELGGDSIKALQVSARLGRYGLSLQVSDLFRHPKIKDLSPFIRKSERIIEQGPIQGDVPWTPVQQWFFSQDIEERHHFNQSVMLFHSGRLSENALRPALKKLAEHHDALRMVYRNDDRRWIQINQGIHESQLYSLRISDLSQSESGWETKIKQEVADLQQSINLQEGPLLHAALFKTLTGDYLFLAIHHLVVDGVSWRILLEDLSAGYQQAAAGQTIQLPPKTDSYQEYARRIQEYAQSSKLIREEAYWRSVEEQQAAELPYEIPHHVNIDFSKRDSLSFSLTEADTAVLLQNVNHAYGTDTQDILLTAASLAICEWTGGSKLRIAMEGHGREHILPELDISRTVGWFTSMYPALISFENHRDELGTSVKTVKDTLGRIPNKGVGYGMLKYLTHPENKSITFSKTPEISFNYLGQFNDIERQDTFRPSSLGSGKDITHTWKREQIIEMSAMAADKKLHFNLSYPPARFHRNTMEQLINRIEHFLLDIMKHCAGQQKAEKTLSDFSSQSLTAEDLDSISSLVEEL